The following nucleotide sequence is from Pseudonocardia abyssalis.
GTCTTCGGCGGCGACTTCCTGACGGCGTGGGACACCCCGGTGTGGGAGCACGACCTCGCCGACGGCCTGGCGCTGCTGCGGCTGGCGGTCGACACGCACCTCGTCACCGCCCACCACGCGTTCCCGCTGCTGGTCCGGCGGCCCGGCGGGCTGGTCGTCGAGGTCACCGACGGCACCGCCGCCTACAACGAGCGGCACTACCGGCTGAACGCGTTCTACGACCTCGCGAAGACCGCCCCGATCCGGCTGGCCCGGAGCTGGGCGCACGAACTGGGCCCGCACGGCGCCACCGCGGTGGCCGTGACGCCGGGCTGGCTGCGCTCGGAGGTGATGCTCGACGAGTACGGGGTGACGGAGGAGGGCTGGCGCGACGCCTGCGTCCGCGAGCCGCACTTCGCGATCTCGGAGTCCCCACGGCTGGTCGGGCGCGGGATCGCCGCACTGGCCGCCGACCCGGACCGGGCCCGGTGGCAGGGCGCGAGCACGTCGTCGGGCGAGCTGGCCCGCGAGTACGGCCTCACCGACGTCGACGGCTCCCGCCCGGACGCCTGGCGCTACGTCGTCGAGGTGCAGGACGCGGGGCTGCCCGCCGACACCACCGGCTACCGCTGACCGTCGCGCGTCAGCGCAGCTCGACCGCGTCCCCCGTGCCGACGGTGCCGCCGTCGAGCACCTCGGCGTAGGCGCCCGCGCACGGCAGCACGCCGAACCCGGTGACCTCCACCCGGTTCTCCGCCATCGGCCCGCGCACCGCGTGCGGGGCCCGGGGCAGGTCACCGTGCTCCAGCGTCGGCACCGAGCAACGCGGCGTCGGCAGGGTGACGCGCAGCCGCACGGCGCCGACCGTCAGCTCCCGGCCGAGCCAGTCGTTCTCGACGAAGGGCGCGGTGCCCGGTGGCGTGGCCACCACCAGGTTGGGGCGGTAGCGCAGAGCCTCCACCCCCAGGTGCTCCAGCGTCGCGGTGGTGATCAGGTGCAGCGGCGAGTGGTCGACGAAGGTCCCGCCGGGGGTGCCCTGCGCGATCTCCAGCGTCGGGGCCTCGACCTCGGCCTCCACCCCATGGGCCAGCACCTCCTCCGGGTCGGGCCGCTCGACCTCGGCGCCCACCGGCCGGTCGGCGGCCAGCCGCACGGGCCGGCCGAGGAACTCCGACAGCGGCCCGTCGGCGTCGGCCGCCGCCACGGTCCGGCCGTCGGGCAGGGTGATCGTGACCGCCGACCCGTCGCCGGTCGCGGAGCACTGCAGCAGTGACCGCCACAGCCGCGGGTGCTTGGCCGTGGCCACCTTGCCCGTCTCCGTGTCGATCAGCGCGAGGGCGCGGTCGCCGTCGACCCCGCCCGGGCCGAGCGCCACGTCGTCGACGACGACACCCAGCATCGACTTCACCGGGTACCGCCGGAGCTCCTGGACCTTCATCGCCACCTCATCGTGATCAGGGAACGCGGACGGCCCCGCCCCGGAGGGCGGGGCCGTCACCGTGCGGGTCGGGTCAGGCCAGGCCGACCTTCTGCAGCCAGGCGGTGGCGATCTGGGCGTCGGTCTGCGTCTGCTCGCCGATGGTGACGTTGAGCGCGAGCAGCTCGTCGAGGCTCAGGGCGGCGGAGACGCCGTTGAGGGCCTCCGACACCTCCGGGGTGACCTTGGACGCGTTGATCAGCGGCACGATGTTCTGCGCCGGGAAGTTGTTCTTCGGGTCCTCGAGGGTCACGAAGTCGTTGCCGGGGATGGCCGGGTCGGTCGTGAACAGGTCGGCACCCTGGATGGTGCCGTCGGCCAGCGCGGCCACCGTGAGCGGTCCACCGGTGTCGAGCGGGGTGAACCCGGCGAACTCGCAGCCGTAGTTGGTGCGCATGCCCTCGATGCCGTACGAGCGCTCCTGGAACTGTGTGGGCCCGCCGAACTGGATCGTCGGGCACAGCGGCACGACGTCCTCGATCGAGGTGAGGTTGTTGGCCTCGGCGAACGCACGGGTCACGGTGAACGCGTCCTTGTTCTCCGCGGCGGCCTGCTCGAGCAGCGTCAGCTCGGGCGGCAGGGCCGACTGCAGCGCGGCGTAGACCTCCTCGGGGGAGGACTCGGTCGCGTCGGGCACGACGTAGCGCAGGAGGTTGCCGTTGTAGTCGGGGACGACGTCGATCGAGCCGTCGAGCAGGGCCGGGTAGTAGGTCTCGCGCG
It contains:
- a CDS encoding MOSC domain-containing protein, with product MKVQELRRYPVKSMLGVVVDDVALGPGGVDGDRALALIDTETGKVATAKHPRLWRSLLQCSATGDGSAVTITLPDGRTVAAADADGPLSEFLGRPVRLAADRPVGAEVERPDPEEVLAHGVEAEVEAPTLEIAQGTPGGTFVDHSPLHLITTATLEHLGVEALRYRPNLVVATPPGTAPFVENDWLGRELTVGAVRLRVTLPTPRCSVPTLEHGDLPRAPHAVRGPMAENRVEVTGFGVLPCAGAYAEVLDGGTVGTGDAVELR
- a CDS encoding ABC transporter substrate-binding protein; translated protein: MKHMTRIAAGIAGLVLLSACGGGGGGSSDPLAGGGEAAAPADVIRVGSEQFPENQLLGEIYAQALEAKGVTVERRFAIGSRETYYPALLDGSIDVVPDYNGNLLRYVVPDATESSPEEVYAALQSALPPELTLLEQAAAENKDAFTVTRAFAEANNLTSIEDVVPLCPTIQFGGPTQFQERSYGIEGMRTNYGCEFAGFTPLDTGGPLTVAALADGTIQGADLFTTDPAIPGNDFVTLEDPKNNFPAQNIVPLINASKVTPEVSEALNGVSAALSLDELLALNVTIGEQTQTDAQIATAWLQKVGLA
- a CDS encoding SDR family oxidoreductase → MGLPDATVALVAGATRGAGRGIAVELGAAGATVYCTGRSTRGRPSGYGRPGAPRPETVEETADLVTAAGGIGIAVPTDHLDPAAVARLVARIDTDRGRLDIVVNDVFGGDFLTAWDTPVWEHDLADGLALLRLAVDTHLVTAHHAFPLLVRRPGGLVVEVTDGTAAYNERHYRLNAFYDLAKTAPIRLARSWAHELGPHGATAVAVTPGWLRSEVMLDEYGVTEEGWRDACVREPHFAISESPRLVGRGIAALAADPDRARWQGASTSSGELAREYGLTDVDGSRPDAWRYVVEVQDAGLPADTTGYR